A window of the Henckelia pumila isolate YLH828 chromosome 3, ASM3356847v2, whole genome shotgun sequence genome harbors these coding sequences:
- the LOC140890027 gene encoding uncharacterized protein, which translates to MAEPTDYSSALRRALRSEQTLSDISAKAQGEGTCFKCKKPRHMARDCLELRRPLQGRVFVMQAEEADPDTTLITGRILVASVATRSLLDSRATHSFISEAFAHKRGIQHEELSIGFSVTIPSGEELSTRRFVKNLELILQGQSVVADFIVLPIPEFDLILGMDWMTKNAVVIDFQRRAVLFRPEAEESFWFETTRILRKTRIISSLQAKQLVLDGGESFLASLSLTELPARPAIADVDVVRDFGDVFPDDVAGILPDREVEFSIDLVPGTVPISKAPYRLAPIKMKEMKEQIQELLDKGFIRPSFSPWGAPVLFVKKKDEMKNKYPLPRIENLFDQLQGASVFSKIDIRSGYHQLKDREDHKQHLRTILEVLRERKLLAKFDKCEFWLEIVSFLGHIISKSGVEVDPSKVQAVKEWKFIKGFSSIDVPLTTLTKKNAKFVWSPKFQESFDVLKEALTSAPVLAMPSGQLKEHEKNYPTHDLELATVDEIQRFGLDFYIEGRAPRLSVLSVQTTLFDRIRVSQAVDEQLGKWRQRAEEKDNCLYSVVDGIVRFRGHFWIPAGDSLRVTIMAEAHTSSYSIHPGSTKMYRGLQQLYWWPGMKRDIDRFVSECLTCQQVKEEHQRPARLLKPLPIPEQMDSPRVIQILEDLLRACVIDFHDSWESRLPLVEFSYNNSYQATIGMAPYEALYGRPCRSPVLWTEIAPLKGVMRFGKKGKLAPRFIGPFEILDRVVKLAYRVALPPNLALSPHMTYEESPDRIMERQERRLRNKTISMVKVRWLNHSDEKATWETEADIRTRYPELFALSFLEASAPPPFFSLLFLPWSSTSPSLSGRRRPPHTTAVTWSPPWEESPEMKVEQLIDEDEDSEVNEYGKNIPSKIQKNHPTSQVIGDVHGDMQTQRKENGTTKKWLD; encoded by the exons ATGGCGGAGCCAACTGACTATTCTTCTGCGCTCAGACGAGCTTTGAGGTCTGAGCAGACGTTGAGTGACATTAGCGCCAAGGCGCAAG GTGAAGGAACTTGTTTTAAGTGCAAGAAGCCGAGACATATGGCTAGAGACTGTCTGGAGTTGAGGAGGCCCTTGCAGGGtcgagtgttcgtgatgcaggccgaagaggccgacccagacactacACTCATCACAG GTAGGATTTTAGTAGCCAGTGTAGCCACCAGATCTTTGTTAGACTCAAGGGCTACCCACTCTTTTATTTCGGAGGCTTTTGCCCATAAAAGGGGTATTCAACACGAAGAATTGTCGATTGGGTTTTCAGTGACTATCCCTTCAGGGGAAGAGCTATCCACCCGGAGATTTGTGAAGAATCTTGAGCTGATATTGCAAGGACAGTCAGTGGTTGCAGACTTTATAGTTTTGCCTATTCCAGAGTTTGACTTGAtacttgggatggattggatgacaAAGAATGCTGTAGTGATTGATTTTCAGCGCAGAGCAGTACTATTCAGACCTGAAGCAGAGGAGTCCTTTTGGTTCGAGACTACTAGGATCTTGAGGAAGACTCGAATCATATCCTCTCTGCAAGCTAAGCAACTCGTGCTTGATGGAGGTGAGTCATTCCTAGCCAGCttatctttgacagagctgcCAGCACGTCCGGCCATTGCAGATGTGGATGTTGTCAGAGATTTTGGGGATGTGTTCCCTGATGATGTTGCGGGCATTCTGCCTGATAGAGAAGTTGAGTTCTCTATAGATCTGGTTCCCGGTACCGTGCCAATTTCTAAGGCACCCTACAGACTAGCTCCCATAAAAAtgaaagaaatgaaagagcagattcaagagctACTTGATAAAGGGTTCATACGCCCTAGCTTCTCTCCATGGGGCGCACCAGTcctctttgtgaaaaagaaggacgaaa tgaagaacaagtacccacttCCTAGAATTGAGaacctctttgatcagttgcaaggagcctctgtattTTCGAAGATTGATATTCGTTccggttatcaccagttgaag GACAGAGAGGATCACAAGCAGCATCTGAGAACCATTCTGGAGGTGCTCCGAGAAAGGAAGTTGTTAGCCAAGTTTgacaagtgtgaattttggttggaaaTAGTGTCATTCTTGGGACATATTATTTCCAAGAGTGGAGTGGAAGTAGATCCTTCtaaggttcaagcagtgaaggagtg gaagtttatcaagggtttttcatCCATTGATGTGCCCTTGACAACATTGACTAAGAAAAATGCTAAGTTTGTTTGGAGCCCGAAGTTCCAAGAGAGTTTTGATGTGTTGAAGGAGGCACTTACGTCGGCACCAGTATTAGCCATGCCATCAGG GCAGTTGAAGGAGCATGAGAAaaactaccctactcatgatttggagttggcaacAGTG gatgagattcagagattcggACTAGATTTCTATATCGAGGGTAGAGCTCCTAGACTATCAGTCTTGTCAGTGCAGACTACGTTATTTGACCGTATCAGAGTTTCTCAAGCAGTTGATGAGCAGTTGGgtaagtggagacagagagcaGAGGAGAAAGACAATTGTCTGTATTCTGTagtagatgggattgtgaggttCAGAGGTCATTTTTGGAttcccgcaggtgattctctgcgagttactatcatggcagaaGCACATACATCATCGTACTCTATTCACCCAGgcagtacgaagatgtatcggggCCTTCAGCAgttgtattggtggccaggcatgaaGCGTGATATCGATCGTTTTGTGTCAGAGTgtctgacatgccagcaggtcaaaGAGGAACATCAGAGACCTGCAAGATTGCTAAAGCCACTCCCCATTcccga acagatggacagtccgaGGGTAATCCAGATTCtagaggatcttttgagagccTGCGTTATTGACTTTCATGATAGCTGGGAGTCGAGGTTACCATtggtggaattttcttataacaacagctatcaggcCACCATTGGTATGGCGCCTTACGAGGCACTCTATGGGAGACCGTGTAGATCACCGGTTTTATGGACCGAGATTG CTCCTTTGAAAGGCGTGATGAGATTCGGGAAGAAGGGGAAATTGGCTCCGAGGTTCATTGGACCTTTTGAGATTCTTGACAGAGTGGTGAAGTTAGCCTATAGGGTGGCTTTGCCGCCTAATCTTGCT ttatcTCCTCACATGACTTATGAAGAGAGTCCTGACCGGATTATGGAGAGGCAGGAGAGGAGACTCCGTAACAAGACTATCTCTATGGTCAAGGTTAGGTGGTTGAATCATTCGGATGAAAAGgccacttgggagacagaggCAGATATTAGGACTCGCTATCCAGAGCTCTTTG ctctctcattCCTTGAAGCCTCCGCCCCACCACCATTTTTCTCTCTTCTTTTCCTCCCTTGGTCGTCCACTTCCCCTTCACTTTCCGGTCGCCGCCGGCCACCTCACACCACCGCCGTCACTTGGAGTCCACCGTGGGAAG
- the LOC140891409 gene encoding uncharacterized protein, which produces MQLQTPMFPQLQVQTLNPLLPLHLSFHKILNPFPKTVVPIRSCPKAPIFCSRTPIPPFRGRPDFRSFAGRSKGKQGDSSSGRIEGNAELRREAKRNARRKSKKLAESLFYRLNNPHKNYPDNFTEEELQMIGLGYDRMVRFMDKDDPNLKHPYDWYKYGQFGPYSWRGVVLGDPIRGRFSDERVSMIGEVRDQEEWEKIERYDMAVDFQKSLDFMDKDKRFRYYWVFVRHPKWRISDLPWQQWTLVCEVVLEAGEQRLDKWTLMGRLGNNSRAKITQCAAWMRPDIIYVKRPVYQCRFEPQEDFFGALHPLLDPETEEDFMFELENDDGRTELCTYFGGLCKMVKVNPKAFVDDVVNAYQKLSDEKKSKVLEFLFSNLPVVLLHPYTKEWKAQLEELELGCDAPDESDDRGGNVGENDVVMDWVEDDGNDDGRDGDEVSEDEDDPDDLILDTEGAGDEVLGIQEDDDSAPEEDVSYWDEEFKKAMRSNEGMEKLVKRSIETSNKFYEEQMKSIEQRKQKVEAVGDGDELEMRGKRAKVRPEEWKRLGYGPYRKRIEKSKIPPGLFLRAAVRPFTYRNLVKEIVLTRHAILEGEIAAKK; this is translated from the coding sequence ATGCAACTCCAAACCCCAATGTTCCCTCAGCTTCAGGTTCAGACCTTAAACCCTCTTCTTCCTCTTCACCTCTCTTTCCACAAAATTCTCAACCCTTTTCCCAAAACTGTGGTCCCAATTCGATCGTGCCCGAAGGCCCCCATTTTCTGCTCGCGGACCCCTATCCCACCATTTCGCGGCCGGCCGGACTTCCGTTCGTTTGCTGGTCGGAGCAAAGGGAAGCAAGGAGACTCCTCCTCGGGCCGTATAGAGGGAAACGCGGAGCTTCGTAGGGAAGCCAAGCGCAATGCACGCCGGAAAAGCAAGAAGCTGGCGGAGAGCCTGTTCTACAGGCTGAACAATCCCCACAAGAATTACCCTGATAATTTCACGGAAGAGGAGCTACAGATGATTGGTCTGGGATATGACAGGATGGTGAGGTTTATGGATAAGGACGACCCGAATTTGAAGCACCCGTATGACTGGTATAAATATGGTCAGTTCGGGCCATACTCTTGGCGTGGGGTGGTGTTGGGTGACCCGATTCGTGGGAGGTTCTCGGATGAACGTGTGTCCATGATTGGCGAGGTTAGGGATCAAGAGGAGTGGGAAAAGATTGAGCGGTATGATATGGCCGTTGATTTTCAgaaaagtttggattttatggATAAGGACAAGAGATTTAGGTATTATTGGGTTTTCGTGAGGCACCCGAAATGGAGGATCTCGGATTTGCCCTGGCAGCAGTGGACTTTGGTGTGTGAAGTGGTGCTTGAAGCTGGGGAGCAGAGATTGGATAAGTGGACTTTGATGGGGAGGCTTGGGAACAACTCGAGGGCCAAGATCACCCAATGTGCAGCCTGGATGAGGCCTGACATAATATATGTGAAAAGGCCGGTGTACCAGTGTAGGTTTGAACCTCAAGAAGATTTTTTTGGGGCATTACATCCGTTGCTCGATCCAGAAACTGAGGAGGATTTCATGTTTGAGCTGGAGAATGATGATGGAAGGACGGAGCTGTGCACGTACTTTGGTGGCTTGTGCAAGATGGTGAAGGTGAACCCCAAGGCTTTCGTGGACGATGTAGTGAATGCGTATCAGAAGTTGAGTGATGAGAAGAAGTCGAAAGTTTTGGAATTTTTGTTTAGCAATCTTCCTGTGGTGTTGTTGCATCCATATACCAAGGAGTGGAAGGCACAGTTGGAGGAATTGGAGTTGGGCTGTGATGCACCGGACGAAAGTGATGACCGTGGTGGCAACGTTGGTGAGAATGATGTCGTCATGGATTGGGTTGAGGATGATGGAAACGATGATGGTCGTGATGGAGATGAAGTCAGTGAGGATGAAGATGACCCAGATGATTTAATTCTGGACACGGAAGGAGCTGGAGACGAGGTGTTGGGAATCCAGGAGGACGACGATTCTGCTCCAGAAGAGGACGTCTCTTATTGGGACGAGGAGTTTAAGAAGGCCATGCGTAGCAATGAGGGCATGGAAAAACTTGTAAAGAGAAGTATAGAGACTTCTAACAAGTTTTATGAAGAGCAAATGAAGTCAATTGAGCAGCGGAAGCAGAAGGTGGAAGCCGTAGGGGATGGAGATGAACTAGAAATGAGAGGAAAGAGGGCGAAGGTCCGCCCCGAAGAATGGAAGCGTCTTGGCTATGGTCCATACAGGAAAAGGATTGAGAAGAGTAAGATTCCACCTGGCTTGTTCCTACGTGCGGCAGTTCGGCCATTCACTTACCGGAATCTTGTGAAGGAGATTGTTTTGACGAGGCATGCGATTTTGGAAGGTGAAATTGCAGCGAAGAAATGA
- the LOC140891472 gene encoding uroporphyrinogen decarboxylase 1, chloroplastic — MGFSTLSSAHCNYCTLALSWKSSSLFTDFNFVPGNNASAVVFSHKKAKQPKKFNSPRASAASSDPLLVKAARGDLVSRPPAWMMRQAGRYMAVYRKLAEKYPSFRERSETTDLIVQISLQPWEAFRPDGVIIFSDILTPLPAFGVPFDIEEVRGPVIHSPIRSEEGLKALHPIDLEKLQFVGDSLRILRKQVGERAAVLGFVGAPWTIATYIVEGGTTRTYTTIKSMCHTAPHLLRALLSHLAKAITEYIIFQVESGAHCIQIFDSWGGQLPPDMWEKWSKPYIDEIVSIVKKKCPQTPLVLYINGNGGLLERMKGTGVDVIGLDWTIDMSDGRKRLGIDISVQGNVDPAYLFSPLPALTDEIKRVVNCAGTKGHILNLGHGVLVGTPEEAVAHFFDVARSLKFDTPVESHAIGEPNLVA, encoded by the exons ATGGGCTTCTCCACTTTAAGCAG TGCCCACTGCAATTATTGCACCTTGGCTCTGAGCTGGAAGTCCTCGAGCTTGTTTACAGATTTCAATTTCGTTCCCGGTAACAATGCGAGTGCAGTTGTGTTCTCCCACAAGAAGGCCAAGCAACCCAAAAAATTCAATTCCCCTCGCGCATCTGCTGCTTCATCAG ATCCACTTTTGGTCAAGGCTGCAAGAGGAGATCTAGTTAGCCGGCCTCCTGCATGGATGATGCGTCAAGCAGGAAGGTATATGGCTGTTTATAGAAAGCTTGCAGAGAAATACCCATCCTTCAGAGAGAGATCGGAGACAACTGATCTCATCGTGCAAATTTCTTTGCAGCCGTGGGAAGCTTTCCGGCCTGATGGAGTGATTATTTTCTCCGACATACTTACTCCACTACCAGCATTTGGAGTTCCATTTGATATAGAAGAGGTCCGGGGTCCAGTAATACACAGTCCCATTCGTTCTGAAGAGGGTTTGAAAGCGTTACACCCGATTGACTTGGAGAAATTACAGTTTGTCGGAGATTCTCTTAGGATACTGCGTAAACAG GTAGGGGAACGAGCTGCAGTTTTGGGTTTTGTTGGAGCTCCCTGGACGATTGCTACTTACATAGTAGAAGGGGGGACAACTCGCACATATACAACTATAAAGAGTATGTGCCATACAGCGCCACATTTGCTAAGAGCTCTTCTATCTCATTTGGCAAAGGCAATAACCGAATATATCATATTCCAAGTGGAGTCTGGAGCTCATTGCATACAAATATTTGATTCTTGGGGCGGCCAATTGCCTCCTGATATGTGGGAAAAATGGTCTAAGCCTTATATTGACGAG ATCGTAAGCATAGTAAAGAAAAAGTGCCCACAAACGCCACTTGTGCTCTATATCAATGGAAATGGCGGGCTTCTTGAACGGATGAAAGGAACTGGAGTTGATGTGATTGGGCTTGACTGGACCATAGACATGTCTGATGGAAGAAAGCGACTAGGAATTGATATAAGTGTACAAGGAAATGTCGACCCGGCCTACCTATTTTCTCCTCTTCCTGCCTTGACCGATGAAATCAAAAG GGTTGTAAACTGTGCAGGAACGAAAGGTCATATTCTCAATCTTGGCCACGGTGTTCTTGTTGGTACCCCTGAGGAAGCAGTGGCTCATTTCTTCGATGTTGCGAGAAGTTTGAAGTTTGATACCCCAGTCGAGAGTCACGCGATTGGGGAACCCAATTTGGTGGCTTGA
- the LOC140890736 gene encoding protein LIGHT-DEPENDENT SHORT HYPOCOTYLS 10-like, giving the protein MMPNALVLGDQGSSSSPSPSSSALASAAAPSATDHHAQPPQLSRYESQKRRDWNTFGQYLRNLRPPLALSQCNYTHVLDFLRYLDQFGKTKVHTQGCMFFGQPEPAGPCTCPLKQAWGSLDALIGRLRAAYEENGGASETNPFANGAIRVYLREVKDSQAKARGIPYKKKKKKRKVNNNDQGMSSNFHQIHESS; this is encoded by the coding sequence ATGATGCCAAATGCTCTAGTACTTGGAGACCAGGGGTCGTCCTCGTCTCCGTCCCCGTCCTCGTCCGCATTAGCTTCCGCCGCGGCGCCTTCCGCGACCGATCATCACGCTCAGCCGCCGCAGCTGAGCCGATACGAGTCTCAGAAGCGTCGCGACTGGAACACCTTCGGGCAGTACCTGAGAAACCTCCGACCTCCCTTGGCTCTGTCCCAGTGCAACTACACACATGTACTCGATTTCCTTCGATACCTCGATCAGTTCGGGAAAACTAAGGTTCACACGCAAGGCTGCATGTTTTTCGGGCAGCCCGAGCCCGCGGGACCTTGTACTTGTCCCCTCAAGCAGGCCTGGGGCAGCCTCGACGCTCTCATTGGTAGGCTACGCGCCGCCTATGAGGAGAACGGCGGCGCGTCGGAGACGAACCCTTTCGCGAATGGGGCTATACGTGTTTATCTGAGGGAAGTGAAGGATTCTCAAGCAAAGGCAAGAGGGATACCctacaagaagaagaaaaagaagaggaAAGTTAATAATAATGATCAAGGGATGAGCTCAAATTTTCATCAAATTCATGAATCTTCCTAG